The DNA region CTGCGCAAGAATAATTCCAAAAACAAAAGAAGTAAAAGCGCCCATGCCATTTTTTGCAGTACCTCCATGAAGAAAATACAATGCCCAACTTAAAAAAGAAATCCACATTGTCCATCCCATATACATACAAACCCAAGCAGTTATAAAAGTCATTAAACCAACAGAAAGAGCAATGGGGAAGATACTAATTAATTTATAAAATGATTTAATCATACTATTTCCTTATATATAATTTGGATAATCACTAAATCCTATTTCATTTCTTCCACCAAATAAAGTATGGGAATCTTTAATATCTGCCAATGCCCAATTATTTTTAAATCTTTCAAGTAAATCAGGATTTGGAATATAATATCTACCAAATCCTACAATATCAACCAAGTCTTTTTCTATCACTTCTTTTGCTTTTTCAAGGGTATATCCCCCTGTAGCTATAATAGTATTCTTAAATACTTCTCTTAACTCTTTTCTGAATGTTTCAGGAATTTTTGGTGCATCATCCCAATCAGCTTCGCATAAATGTATATATGCAATATTAAGTTCATTTAATTTTTCAGATGCTAACATAAAAGTATCTAACATTTCTGGATCAGCCATGTCTTTAAATTTTATAAAAGGAGAAAGTCTCACTCCTGTTTTATTCGCACCAATTTCATTGATGACTTCTTTTGTTATTTCTAATAAAAATTTAATCCTATTCTCTTTATTCCCCCCATAAGCGTCTTTTCTTTTATTTGAATTACTTCTTAAAAACTGGTCAAGTAAGTAACCATTCGCTGCATGTATTTCAACACCATCAAAACCAGCTTCTATTGCATTTTTTGATGCTTGTCTAAATTCTTCTATAACTTGGAACAAATCGTCCTTCTCCATTTCTCTTGGAGTTTCTACTGGAATCATAGTTGCATCTTTGCTTATTTTGCTATCAAATATATATACCTGCGTATCATTTGCTATTAAGGCAGAAGGTGCAATAGGTTGTAGTCCGTTTACTTGTGAGCTTGATACTCTACCTACATGCCATAATTGTAAAATTATCTTTCCACCTTTCTCATGTACTGCTTTTGTAACTAGTTTCCATCCCTCTATTTGTTCTTTTGAATAAATGCCTGGGGTATCTGCATAACCTTGCCCTTGTAATGATATTTGAGTTGCTTCAGATATTATAAGGCCCGCACTGGCTCTTTGTGCATAATACTTTGCATTTATCTGACTAGGAATACAATAATCTTTGCTTCTTGATCTTGTCATTGGAGCCATTAAAACTCTATTTTTTAGCGTTAAACTTTCCATAGTATAAGTATTAAAAATATTTTTCATAAGACTATCCTTTTATTTTTTTAAATGTATTTATTTGAAGATTTTCTAATTGATTTTCTATTTTTTTGATAAACATTTTAAAATGTTCTTTTGATTCATGCTCTTTTAACATATCCATACCACTCCACGTTTCAACAAAAACAAAACTGTACCTATCTTCTGTATTTTGATGTAAATCGTATTGAAGACAACCGTTATCGTACTTATGTGTATTCTCATGAAGTATTATTAACTCTTTATAGACTTCAGCATAAAATTCCTCTTTAATTTTTAATTTTGCAACAATCACTACTTCTTCCATTTTTCTCCTATCTAAATATTATTTGACAGAAAAGTATATGAAAAAATTTACGTTTAAAAAATAGAAATTCTGCGAATTTTATCCACCATTTGTGCGATTATTTCCAATTACATATCTGGCTTTAATATTTAAGCCAGCAATATTTCCTATCAATGTATAATAATATATGAAAAAATCAATGACTGTAAAATCACACTTTGAACAAATAAATCTTGCGCTGGTATATGTTCAAAATAATTTTAGTTCAAATATAAGCGCAGAAGATTTAGCCAAAGAAAGTGGTTATTCCATTTTTCATTTTCATAGAATCTTTAAAGAACTTACGGGTGAAAATGTCAATAACTATATACGAAATACACGCTTAGAAAAAGCATCTAACCTACTACTGTACAATCAACATAAAACGATTAAAATGATTGCATTGGACTGTGGCTTTTCAACTGCTACTGGTTTTACTCAAGCTTTTAAGAACATGTTTTTAATGACACCAAAAGATTGGAGAAAGGGAGGTTATGAAACAAAAACCTCTAAAAGCGATATTCATATGATAAAAGTAGCTAGCACTATGTTATTACCTAGCCCTAAAATAATCAATAATGAAAGTATTTCTATCTTATATATGAGAGTATATAAATATGAAAACGACATAAGTTCACTGTGGCAAGATATGTATGAATGGTGTGAAGTGATGAATGTTTTTAAGGCACCACATAAATATATAGGACTGTTTCATAATCATCCTTCTTTTCTTCCTTACAATACTATGAGATATTCTGCTTGTATAAGAACAGAAGAAAATACATCCCGTTCTGGAAAAGTGGGAAGATGTAAATTAAGCAGCGGAAAGTTTGCCAAGTTTGAATTTACATGTACACACTCTGAATTGTATAAAATGATGCATTTAGCCTATATAAAATGGTTGCCAGCTTCCCAATATGAAGCAAGAAACTTTCCTGCTTATGTAGAATATAAAAATCCTGAACAGCTGTTAAACAATGGAGTATTAAACGTCGATTTTTATCTACCAATACAAATAGTTCTGTAATAAAAGAAGCTTGAAAGAGAGTGCTTTACGTTTTTATGACATAAGCAGGCACAGTTCAAAAAAATAAATTTAGCAATATTACTCTTTACTTACCTAAAGTAAAGTAAGAAACATTTAAGATTGTATGGAGTATACTTTTTCAAGTTTAAAAGGATAAAAAATGAACTATTTCAAAAAAATTTCTCTTAGTGCTTTGATTATTGTTACAGCAAACTTGCTTCAAGCAAAAGAATCTGAAATTAAAATAACAACAATTAATGTCAACAATGGTGTGTATATGTTAATGGGACAAGGTGGAAACATTGGTCTGTCTGTAGGTGAAGATGGGGTTTTTATGATTGATGACCAATTTGCACCTTTAAGTGCAAAAATCAAAGCAGCCATTTCAAAAATATCGAAGAAACCCTTAAAATTTGTGATTAATACACATTGGCATTTTGATCATACAGGTGGAAATGAAAACTTTGGTAAAGACGGTGCCATCATTGTATCCCATAATAATGTACGTAAAAGAATGTCAAAAGAAGGTTTTATAAAAGCCTTTAATAAAACCATTCCAGCAGCACCCAAAGTAGCTCTTCCTATCATCACGTTTAATGATGAAATAAATTTTTATTTTAATAATGAAGAAATAGAAGTTCTTCATCAAAAAAATGCGCATACCGATGGAGACAGTATTATCTTTTTTAAGTCTTCAAATGTAGTGCATACGGGAGATATTTATTTTAATGGTTTTTATCCTTTTATAGACAGTTCAAGCCAAGGAAGTATGAATGGTATTATTACTTCTGTAAACTATATTTTATCTCGTATTAATGATGAGACAAAAATCATTCCTGGTCATGGAAAACTCTCCAATAAAAAAGAATTGATTTCTTATCGTGATACTTTAATAATATTAAGAGATAGAATGCAAGCACTTATTAAAGAAGGTAAAAGTATTGATGAGATTATTGCAATGAAACCCAATGCTGATTTAGATGAGACTTGGGGAAAAGGTTTTTTAAATCCAGAAACATTTTTAAAAATATTATACGGTGTCATCAAAGACAATATGAAATAGAAGGCTTTTCACTCTTCTATAATATTCTCTACAATAGATTTACATTTAAAATCACTAAAAGAATAAAAGTAAATTTTACTTATTTTCTTTTAGTATTTTTCTAATTCTACTTAAATGAGTAGGTGAAATCCCCAAATACAGTGCGATATGATATTGTGAAAGTCTTGGTAAAATATGAGAAAATTCTTCTACAAAATTTTCATATCTTTGCTGCGCATCTTCTAAAACCAAAGCTTGTGCATTTTTATCTTTCTCTAGAACCCAATGTTTTTCTAAATACAATATATGCAATAGTTTTAAATCTTCTTTTTGATATAAAAGTTCTCTGTATTTTTTATAATTGATATCAACAACAAGAGAATTTTCCAGTGCTTGAACCGAAGATTCTATGTCTGTACCTTTTAATAAAGCGATTATCGGACCAAAAAATCGTCCTTCCCAAAAAAAGTTTTTATTATACTCTTGTGCATCTTCATTGGTTGTACAAGCTCTAAATAAACCAGAATAAATAAAAGTAATACACTCAACGTTATCATATACATCAAAAGCATATTCGTTTTTTTTTATTTGTCTTATCGTACAAATATCCATATATTTATTCCAAGTATCTTCTGAAAGCTCATGATATGAATCTAGGCTTTTTTTAAGTGCATCAAATATTTCTTTAGTATCCAAAATTATTCTTTCTCTTTTTTTATAAGAATAATATAATTTTCTTAAAATCAACCTATGTGTAGAAGAAAAATTTTGATTTATACTATTCTTTAAATAAAAAAAGAGGTTTTATGAATAAAAATTTACAGGCACATTTATACGTCTTATTATCAACATTTTTAGTTGCTGGCTCATTTATTGTTTCACAAAAATTATCGGGACAACTTGACCCCATTTCCATTACACTTTTGCGTTTTGTTATTGCATCCATTTTTTTGGCACCTTTTGTATTTTTTAAAAAAGAGTTTAGAGTAAAAATACTTCCTACCTTTAAAAGAGCCATGATTATTAGCTTTTTTTATGCTTTGTTTTTCATAGGAATGTTTAAAGCTTTAGAATACACAAGTGCAATAAATACTGGAACTATTTTTACTTTATTACCTCTACTTACAGCAGTATTTGCCTTTTTTGTTTTTAAACAAATTATTGAGTTAAAACAATATATTATTTATCTTCTAGGTATTATTGGGACCTTAATAGTTGTTTTTAAAGGGGACATGGATTCGTTTTTATTGTTATCTTTAAATAAAGGAGATATTATCTTTTTATTTTCTATTATTGCAATGTCTTTATACTCAATATGTGCAAAGTATTTTTATAAAGAAGATGATAAATTAATTGTATTGGTTTTTATGACTTTACTTGGTGGAAGTATTTGGATGTTATGTGCTTTATTACTCTTAGATATTCCCTTGTTATGGGGAGAAATAGAAGAAGATTTTTATCTTTATATGATATATTTAAGTATTATTGCTACTTTGATTACTTCATATTTATATCAAAAAGCGCATATAATATTAGGACCTAAAATAGTAATGTCTTATATATATTTAAATCCCGCATCTATTAGTATTTTATT from Campylobacteraceae bacterium includes:
- a CDS encoding Crp/Fnr family transcriptional regulator, with product MDTKEIFDALKKSLDSYHELSEDTWNKYMDICTIRQIKKNEYAFDVYDNVECITFIYSGLFRACTTNEDAQEYNKNFFWEGRFFGPIIALLKGTDIESSVQALENSLVVDINYKKYRELLYQKEDLKLLHILYLEKHWVLEKDKNAQALVLEDAQQRYENFVEEFSHILPRLSQYHIALYLGISPTHLSRIRKILKENK
- a CDS encoding AraC family transcriptional regulator, with product MKKSMTVKSHFEQINLALVYVQNNFSSNISAEDLAKESGYSIFHFHRIFKELTGENVNNYIRNTRLEKASNLLLYNQHKTIKMIALDCGFSTATGFTQAFKNMFLMTPKDWRKGGYETKTSKSDIHMIKVASTMLLPSPKIINNESISILYMRVYKYENDISSLWQDMYEWCEVMNVFKAPHKYIGLFHNHPSFLPYNTMRYSACIRTEENTSRSGKVGRCKLSSGKFAKFEFTCTHSELYKMMHLAYIKWLPASQYEARNFPAYVEYKNPEQLLNNGVLNVDFYLPIQIVL
- a CDS encoding alkene reductase → MKNIFNTYTMESLTLKNRVLMAPMTRSRSKDYCIPSQINAKYYAQRASAGLIISEATQISLQGQGYADTPGIYSKEQIEGWKLVTKAVHEKGGKIILQLWHVGRVSSSQVNGLQPIAPSALIANDTQVYIFDSKISKDATMIPVETPREMEKDDLFQVIEEFRQASKNAIEAGFDGVEIHAANGYLLDQFLRSNSNKRKDAYGGNKENRIKFLLEITKEVINEIGANKTGVRLSPFIKFKDMADPEMLDTFMLASEKLNELNIAYIHLCEADWDDAPKIPETFRKELREVFKNTIIATGGYTLEKAKEVIEKDLVDIVGFGRYYIPNPDLLERFKNNWALADIKDSHTLFGGRNEIGFSDYPNYI
- a CDS encoding MBL fold metallo-hydrolase, yielding MNYFKKISLSALIIVTANLLQAKESEIKITTINVNNGVYMLMGQGGNIGLSVGEDGVFMIDDQFAPLSAKIKAAISKISKKPLKFVINTHWHFDHTGGNENFGKDGAIIVSHNNVRKRMSKEGFIKAFNKTIPAAPKVALPIITFNDEINFYFNNEEIEVLHQKNAHTDGDSIIFFKSSNVVHTGDIYFNGFYPFIDSSSQGSMNGIITSVNYILSRINDETKIIPGHGKLSNKKELISYRDTLIILRDRMQALIKEGKSIDEIIAMKPNADLDETWGKGFLNPETFLKILYGVIKDNMK
- a CDS encoding antibiotic biosynthesis monooxygenase, with protein sequence MEEVVIVAKLKIKEEFYAEVYKELIILHENTHKYDNGCLQYDLHQNTEDRYSFVFVETWSGMDMLKEHESKEHFKMFIKKIENQLENLQINTFKKIKG
- a CDS encoding DMT family transporter, with the protein product MNKNLQAHLYVLLSTFLVAGSFIVSQKLSGQLDPISITLLRFVIASIFLAPFVFFKKEFRVKILPTFKRAMIISFFYALFFIGMFKALEYTSAINTGTIFTLLPLLTAVFAFFVFKQIIELKQYIIYLLGIIGTLIVVFKGDMDSFLLLSLNKGDIIFLFSIIAMSLYSICAKYFYKEDDKLIVLVFMTLLGGSIWMLCALLLLDIPLLWGEIEEDFYLYMIYLSIIATLITSYLYQKAHIILGPKIVMSYIYLNPASISILLFFLEGKTTNLWTSLGILISALATIILLNLSKVKIKT